From Micromonospora echinaurantiaca:
ATGACCGACAGCGGCGCGACCAGCGCGAGCGCCCGGTCCCGGGGCCCGCCGCCGAGCCGGGTCAGGGCCGCCGCCAGCAGCAGCGCGCCGAGCAGCAGGATCGCCCCCTCGGTGAAGTGCCCGGCGAACCACCGCACCGGTTGCGGGGTGCCCGCCGCGAAGCTGACGATGTCCTGGTACCACTCGACGCTGATCTCCGGAACATCCGGCTTGCTGGCAACAACCATGACTCACCTCACCAACCGTTCATACCGGGTTTACCGCCCAGACAAGGTTGGAACACCGTGGCGGTCACCGCAGTGTGCGATGGTCGGGACGGGCACCTGACTTTCGTCTCAGTGGCCTCACAGCCGGGTCTGCTTCGGTGATGACAGGTACGTCGAACCAGGGAGGCGCGGTGCCGCAGACCCGTACCAGTGATCGACCGCCGGCCGGGCCGGTGACGGACGACGAGAGCTGGCGGATCCGGCGTACCGAGGCGGACCTGCACCGACTCGCCGAGACCGAGTCGATCTTCGCGCTCGGTAACGGGTGGGTGGGTTGGCGCGGCAACCTCGACGAGGGCGAGCCGTACGGCATGCCGGGCAGCTATCTCAACGGCTTCTACGAGGAACGCGAGCTCAGCTACCCCGAGGACGGGTACGGCTTCCCGCAGCTCAGCGACACCGCGGTCAGCGCACCCAACGCCGCACTGATCCGGCTCTGGGTCGGCGACGAACCGCTGGACCTGCGTACCGGCACGCTGCGTACCCACGAGCGGGTGCTGGACCTGCGGGCCGGCACGGTCGAGCGGTACACCGAGTGGATCTCACCGGCCGGCCACGGCGTACGCGTCCGCAGCACCCGGCTGGTGTCGCTGCCCCGGCGCCCGGTCGCGGCGGTGCGCTGGGCGGTCGAGCCGCTGGACGGGCCGGTCGAGGTGCGGATCGTCGCCGATCTGCTGGCCAACCAGCGGGTGCCCGAACGCTCCGACGACCCCCGGGCCGCCGCCGTCATCACCGACCCGCTGACCGCCGAGTACCGCCGCTGCACCGGCCACGACGGCGTGCTGGTACACCGCACCGAGCGCAGCGGGCAGCGGGTGGCGGTCGCGGTGGCCCACCAGGTCGACGCGCCGGACGGGTTCGGCTCGGACGTCGACCGCACCCCGGACCGGCTGCGCCTGACGCTGGCCGGCACGCTGCGCCCCGGCGAGCCGGCCCGGCTGGTCAAGTTCGCCGCGTACGAGTGCGCGCGGGTGGACGCCACGCCGCCGGAGGAGTTGGCCGACCTGGCCGTACGGGAGGCGGAGGACGCTCGCGCGGACGGGTTCGACGCGCTGCTCACCGGCCAGCGCGCGGTGCTCGACGCCGCCTGGCGGGTGGCCGACGTGCAGCTCGACGGGGACGCCGAGTTGCAGCAGGCGATCCGGTTCGCGATCTTCCACCTGATTCAGGCCGGCCGCGCGGAGGGCGACCGGACCATCCCGGCGAAGGGGTTGACCGGCAACGGCTACGACGGGCACGTGCTCTGGGACACCGAGGGCTACGTGCTGCCGGTGCTGACGTACCTCGCCCCACGGGTGGCCCGCTCGGCGCTGCGCTGGCGGCACGCGCACCTGCCCGAGGCCCGCGAGCGGGCGGCCGAGTTGCGGCTGCCCGGGGCCACCTTCCCGTGGCGCACCATCGGCGGCCGGGAGTGCTCCGGCTACTGGCCGGCCGGCACCGCTGGGCTGCACGTCAACGCCGACATCGCTGACGCCGTGCTGCGCTACGTCGCGGCCACCGGCGACCAGGAGTTCCTCGCCGAGACGGGGTTGGACCTGCTGGTGGAGACGGCCCGGCTGTGGCACGGCTTCGGCCACTGGTCCGACACCGGCGCCTTCCACCTGCACGGGGTCACCGGCCCGGACGAGTACTCCGCGGTGGTCGACGACAACGTCTTCACCAACCTGATGGCCCGGCGCAATCTGCGCGGCGCCGCCGACGCCGCCGAGCGGCACCCGGCGGCGGCCGCCCGGCTCGGCGTCGACCCGGCCGAGGTGGCCGGCTGGCGGGCCGCCGCCGACGCGGTCTTCATCCCGTACGACCGCAAGCGCGGGGTGCACCAGCAGTCGGCCGGCTTCACCGAGCAGCCGGAGTGGAACTTCGCCCGCACCGGCGAGGACGACTATCCGCTGCTGCTGCACTTCCCCTACCTGGAGCTGTACCGCAAGCAGGTGGTCAAGCAGGCCGATCTGGTGCTGGCCATGCAGCGCTGCCCGGGCGAGTTCACCGCCGACGAGAAGGCCCGCAACGTCGCCTACTACGAGGCCCGCACGGTCCGGGACTCGTCGCTGTCGGCCTCCCCGCAGGCGGTGCTCGCCGCCGAGGTCGGGCACCTCGACCTGGCGTACGACCTGTTCGCCGAGTCGGTCCTGCAGGACCTCGCCGATCTGGGTGACAAGACCGGCGACGGGCTGCACCTGGCGTCGCTGGCCGGTGCCTGGCTGGCGCTGGTGCAGGGCTTCGGCGGGCTGCGCGACGATCGGGGAGTGCTCTCCTTCGACCCGCGGCTGCCGGCGGCGATCGACCGGCTGGTGTTCCACCTGTACTGGCACGGCCAGCGGCTGCGGGTCACCCTCACCTGGAACGAGGCCCGCTACGAGCTTCCGGACGCCGACCCGGAGACCTCCGTCGACCTGTGGCACCACGGCGAACCGCTCCAGGTCACCGGCGGGACCCCGGTGATCCGACCGATGCCGCCGGTCCCCGATCCAGGCCCCGAGCCCCCGTCGCCCCCCGGCCGCCGCCCCGCCCACCGCTGACCCCCCGGGCACCCACCGTCGGCCCGCGCCTGCCCCCGCGCCTGCCCCCCGCTCCGCGGCGCCACGCTCCGCGCTCCCGCCCACGGCGGCCGCCTCGCGTCGTTCGCGCCGGCGGTGGTGCGCCCCATGTCCGCGTCCGTGCTCCGCCCTGCGCCCGCACCGCAAGATCGTGCTGTAACCAGGATGTAGTGGCATCGATGTAGCTGGGAGGCCACTACATCCATGTTCCAACGCGATGTTCTCGCGTCGCGCGTGGTCACCGCCGCCGCGCCTCCTCGCCGGGAGCCGGGTGAAAGTCGGCGGCGTGAGGGGCGGGTGATCGGTAGGGTGGCGCGGTGGCTGATCTTGAGCGCCTGGCGGAACGGCACGCCGAGGCGGTGTTGCGGTTCGAGCGGGAGAACCGGGAGTGGTTCGCGCGTTCGGTGCCGGACCGCGGCGACGACTACTTCGCCCGGTTCGCCGCGCGGCACGCGGCGCTCCTCGCCGAGCAGGCCACCGGACGGTGCCACTTCCACGTCCTGGTCGACGACGACGGTGCGGTGATCGGCCGGTTCAACCTGGTCGACGTCGCGAACGGCGAGGCCGAGCTGGGCTACCGGGTGGCCGAGCGGGTCGCCGGCCGGGGCGTGGCTACCGAGGGCGTCCGCCGTGTCTGCGAGCTGGCTCGCGACGAGTACGGCCTGCGCCGGCTGGTCGCCGACACCACGCTGGACAACGCCGGCTCACGGGCGGTGCTCCGGCGCACCGGGTTCACCCCGGTGGGCGAGGTGCTGCTCGGCGGCCGCCCCGGGCTGCGGCACGTCCGCGAGCTGACCGCCACCGACTGATCGGGCGAAGGCCGTCAGCCGGCGGCGAGACCGCCGGACATCCGCTGCTTGACCTCCTCCAGCGCCTCGAAGGCGTACGCCCAGTTGTGGCACTTGAAGCTGCGTAGCCCCTCGATGGGGGTGCGGCAGTCGGAGCAGTTCACCCCGGCGATCGCGGCCGGGATCTCGGTGTTGACGTACTTGCGGTCGCCGAGGATCACCGTCGCGATCATCATCGGGTCGTGCACCCCGGTCAGCGCCGAGGAGACGATGTCGTACCAGCTGATCCGGCGGCCGCACTTCGGGCAGTCCGGATGGTCGCCGCTGACCCAGAGCGGCGCGCCGATGCTGCGCAACGGCATGCCGAGCAGCTTCTCGATCCGCCGGACGTCCGACTCGGGCGTGGTCCACCGGTGCTCGCCGGGCAGCGAGGCCGGCGAGTCGTACACGGCGCGGAACAGGTCCGGATCGACCTGCACGGTCTCCCGCTGACTGGTCACGGCGTCCTCCTCGACGGTCGGTGCCCCCACCGTGGTCCGGGTGATCGACGGGTGCAGCCGGATCAACGACAGGACGCCGCCGCCGGTCGTCGCGAGTGCCGACGCACCCGACCGGCTGCCGGGCTGGACCCGGCACGCGAGCGCCGACGCACCCGGGCGGCTCCGGGCCAGACCCGGCGTCGGGCGATTGCGGATCGGCGTGAATGGTACGAATTGAGCAGGTCGTCCGCCGGAAGGAGTGCGATGAAGAGCGGGTCCGAGCGGCTGCTCCGCCGACGCGACGACCCCATCCGCACCTCGTTCCTGGAACTCCTCTTCGACCTGTCGTTCGTTCTCCCGCTCAGCCAGTTGTCCAGCGTCCTGCTGGCGGACCTGAGCGTCCCCGGTGCGCTGCGGGCGATGCTGCTGCTGGCACCGGTCTTCTGGGTCTGGCTGACCGTCATCTCGTCGACCGACTGGTACGACCCCGGCACCGGGGCGGTGCGGCTCCTGCTGGGCGGCGCGGCGTTGGGCAGCCTGCTGATGGGGGTGGCCGTCCCAGAGGCGCTGGACGACCGCGCCCTCATGTTCGCCGCGGCGTACGTCGCGGTCCACCTCGGTCGTGGGCTGATCGTCGGCGTCGCGCTGCGGCGCCACCCGCTGCGCCGACGAACCCTGCGGGTCCTCACCTGGTACGGCGCCACCAGCGTCCTCTGGCTGGCCGGGGCGTTCGTGCCGGCGGTGCGGGTGCCGCTCTGGCTGGTCGCGTTGGCGGTGGACCTCGTCGGGCCGGTGCTCGGCTGGCCCGCTCCCCGACTCGGCCGGACCCGGCCGGACGAACTGCGCCTCAGCGGCACGCATGTCGCCGAGCGCTTCCAGCAGATCTTCATCGTCTCGCTGGGTGAGTTGATCCTGTCCGCCGGCCTGTCGTACGCCCGCGCCGGCCCGAGTCCCGCTCGGACCGCCACGTTCATGCTGGCATTCGCCGTGGCCGTGCTGATCGGTCTGCTCTACGTGACGCCCGCGGGGGTTGCGCTCGCCCCGGCGATCGACCGATCCACCCCGGCCCGACTGGCCGTGACCGTGGGTTACCTGCACATCGTGATGATCGCCGGGGTGGTGGCCACCGCGGTCGGTACCGAGTTGGCCATCGCCCGCCCGACCGAACCGGCCAAGACGGGCGCGCTGGTGGTCACCGTCGCCGGCCCCACGCTCTTCCTGGCCGGGCGGATGTTGCTCTCCGCGGCCATCTACCGCCGATTCTCCTGGCCGCAGTTGGCCGCCCTGCTCGCGATGCCCGCCGTGGCGGTGGTGACGGTGGAGCTTCCGCTGCTGGTGCTCGCCGCGGCCACCACCTCGGTGCTGTTCCTGACGGCCGCCCTCGACCACACCGGCTTTTTCGCGCCACGCCCGTCGAGGCCGGCC
This genomic window contains:
- a CDS encoding glycoside hydrolase family 65 protein, producing the protein MPQTRTSDRPPAGPVTDDESWRIRRTEADLHRLAETESIFALGNGWVGWRGNLDEGEPYGMPGSYLNGFYEERELSYPEDGYGFPQLSDTAVSAPNAALIRLWVGDEPLDLRTGTLRTHERVLDLRAGTVERYTEWISPAGHGVRVRSTRLVSLPRRPVAAVRWAVEPLDGPVEVRIVADLLANQRVPERSDDPRAAAVITDPLTAEYRRCTGHDGVLVHRTERSGQRVAVAVAHQVDAPDGFGSDVDRTPDRLRLTLAGTLRPGEPARLVKFAAYECARVDATPPEELADLAVREAEDARADGFDALLTGQRAVLDAAWRVADVQLDGDAELQQAIRFAIFHLIQAGRAEGDRTIPAKGLTGNGYDGHVLWDTEGYVLPVLTYLAPRVARSALRWRHAHLPEARERAAELRLPGATFPWRTIGGRECSGYWPAGTAGLHVNADIADAVLRYVAATGDQEFLAETGLDLLVETARLWHGFGHWSDTGAFHLHGVTGPDEYSAVVDDNVFTNLMARRNLRGAADAAERHPAAAARLGVDPAEVAGWRAAADAVFIPYDRKRGVHQQSAGFTEQPEWNFARTGEDDYPLLLHFPYLELYRKQVVKQADLVLAMQRCPGEFTADEKARNVAYYEARTVRDSSLSASPQAVLAAEVGHLDLAYDLFAESVLQDLADLGDKTGDGLHLASLAGAWLALVQGFGGLRDDRGVLSFDPRLPAAIDRLVFHLYWHGQRLRVTLTWNEARYELPDADPETSVDLWHHGEPLQVTGGTPVIRPMPPVPDPGPEPPSPPGRRPAHR
- a CDS encoding GNAT family N-acetyltransferase; amino-acid sequence: MADLERLAERHAEAVLRFERENREWFARSVPDRGDDYFARFAARHAALLAEQATGRCHFHVLVDDDGAVIGRFNLVDVANGEAELGYRVAERVAGRGVATEGVRRVCELARDEYGLRRLVADTTLDNAGSRAVLRRTGFTPVGEVLLGGRPGLRHVRELTATD
- a CDS encoding low temperature requirement protein A, which gives rise to MKSGSERLLRRRDDPIRTSFLELLFDLSFVLPLSQLSSVLLADLSVPGALRAMLLLAPVFWVWLTVISSTDWYDPGTGAVRLLLGGAALGSLLMGVAVPEALDDRALMFAAAYVAVHLGRGLIVGVALRRHPLRRRTLRVLTWYGATSVLWLAGAFVPAVRVPLWLVALAVDLVGPVLGWPAPRLGRTRPDELRLSGTHVAERFQQIFIVSLGELILSAGLSYARAGPSPARTATFMLAFAVAVLIGLLYVTPAGVALAPAIDRSTPARLAVTVGYLHIVMIAGVVATAVGTELAIARPTEPAKTGALVVTVAGPTLFLAGRMLLSAAIYRRFSWPQLAALLAMPAVAVVTVELPLLVLAAATTSVLFLTAALDHTGFFAPRPSRPA